The following proteins are co-located in the Candidatus Methanogranum gryphiswaldense genome:
- a CDS encoding carbohydrate kinase — translation MSEGNVPFLSVYGHITVDQIISVKKFPGLNETVDVIEKKTVLGGTGTNIAVTAAKLGVPTAICTFVGEDFPPNYEGFMRGSGLIMEDFVKVSEYETSQAIIINNEQLEQKVVFYQGPMGSASKLGKMLTSTASRSKYVHFCTGEPEYYISIMKQLEGKGISIALDPAQEVYKMWDGDKITRALDHCDSLFCNDFEAKVIENYLDIGDILSINLPIIVRTLGEKGSIAKIDGKLYEVPVIKANKFVDATGAGDAYRAGFYAGLYHGYSAVDSLVIASSVSSFVVEKVGALTNTPTWDQVIERAEKYI, via the coding sequence ATGTCAGAGGGAAACGTGCCCTTCCTTTCTGTGTACGGGCACATCACAGTAGACCAGATAATATCTGTAAAAAAATTCCCAGGTCTCAATGAGACCGTGGATGTCATTGAGAAGAAGACAGTCCTTGGCGGTACTGGAACCAATATTGCTGTTACAGCAGCAAAGCTTGGTGTTCCTACAGCGATCTGTACGTTTGTGGGAGAAGATTTTCCTCCCAATTATGAAGGATTTATGAGAGGGTCCGGACTTATAATGGAAGATTTTGTGAAGGTAAGTGAATATGAGACCTCTCAGGCTATAATAATTAACAACGAGCAATTGGAACAGAAGGTGGTCTTCTATCAGGGGCCTATGGGAAGCGCAAGTAAGTTGGGGAAGATGCTTACAAGCACGGCCTCAAGATCAAAGTATGTTCATTTCTGCACAGGTGAGCCAGAATACTACATCTCAATAATGAAACAGCTCGAGGGTAAAGGCATCAGTATCGCATTGGATCCTGCACAGGAAGTTTACAAAATGTGGGATGGAGACAAGATAACAAGAGCACTCGATCACTGCGATTCTTTATTCTGCAACGATTTTGAAGCAAAGGTAATTGAGAATTATCTTGACATCGGGGACATTCTTTCCATAAACCTGCCGATAATTGTTCGTACCCTCGGAGAAAAGGGCAGTATCGCAAAGATCGACGGGAAGTTGTATGAGGTCCCAGTCATAAAAGCAAATAAGTTCGTTGATGCCACCGGTGCCGGTGACGCATACAGGGCCGGATTTTATGCAGGGCTTTATCACGGATACAGTGCGGTGGATTCTTTGGTCATCGCTTCTTCTGTGTCTTCGTTCGTTGTTGAAAAGGTAGGGGCGCTTACCAACACTCCAACATGGGACCAGGTAATTGAACGTGCGGAAAAATATATTTGA
- a CDS encoding adenylate kinase family protein, whose protein sequence is MIALTGTPGTGKTSVSNELRSRGYKVIDINQYLREHSLFGNKDIARDTYEVDMDRLNESLKEYLDTEECIFMDSHLSHCLDCHEIIVLRCSPKVLADRLKARGYGEDKVRENVQAEILDVILCEATDSDIPVHELDCTCGCVSEVVNTIVDIINGLDDDHMPGNVNWSEEMDEWF, encoded by the coding sequence TTGATAGCGTTAACAGGAACACCAGGTACAGGAAAGACATCAGTGTCCAATGAGCTGAGGTCCAGAGGATACAAGGTAATTGACATCAATCAATATCTGCGTGAGCATTCTCTTTTTGGCAATAAGGACATTGCCAGAGACACATATGAGGTCGACATGGATAGGTTGAATGAATCATTGAAAGAGTATCTTGATACAGAAGAGTGCATCTTCATGGATAGCCATCTCTCCCATTGTCTTGATTGCCATGAGATAATAGTACTAAGATGCTCTCCTAAAGTACTTGCTGACAGGTTGAAGGCAAGAGGATACGGGGAGGACAAGGTCAGAGAAAATGTTCAGGCAGAAATATTGGATGTGATACTCTGCGAAGCGACTGACTCGGATATACCAGTTCATGAGCTGGATTGTACTTGTGGATGCGTTTCTGAGGTCGTTAACACAATCGTTGATATTATTAATGGCTTGGACGATGACCATATGCCCGGAAATGTAAACTGGTCCGAGGAGATGGACGAATGGTTTTAG
- a CDS encoding CDP-alcohol phosphatidyltransferase family protein, which yields MVLDSKRSTVDFAITPVAKKLINVNPNTISWIGLILAFLSGLLLYYSYQYHWFLLLGALLVIVSGYFDALDGKVAKLSDKASKKGDYLDHVFDRYADIFMIGGVAVSAWCNPYLGILALVGVLLTSYMGTQAQAIGAPRLYSGLLGRADRVVLSTLFPIIQLIMILVGYPYIVIGDISVSWMEVMMIYFAIVGNATAIQRAMITWKNLNKADGE from the coding sequence ATGGTTTTAGACTCGAAGAGAAGTACTGTTGATTTTGCAATAACGCCTGTTGCGAAAAAGCTCATCAATGTGAATCCGAACACGATCTCATGGATCGGGCTCATTCTGGCATTCTTATCTGGTCTTTTACTGTACTACAGTTATCAATATCATTGGTTTTTGCTGTTGGGAGCGTTGCTGGTGATAGTATCTGGCTATTTCGATGCTCTTGATGGAAAGGTTGCCAAGCTGTCAGACAAGGCATCCAAGAAAGGGGATTATTTAGATCACGTCTTCGACCGTTATGCAGATATCTTTATGATAGGTGGTGTTGCGGTAAGTGCTTGGTGCAATCCGTATTTAGGTATTCTGGCACTTGTTGGTGTATTGCTTACTTCCTATATGGGCACTCAGGCACAGGCCATCGGCGCACCGCGTTTGTATTCAGGTCTTCTCGGGCGTGCAGATCGTGTTGTGCTGAGCACGCTTTTCCCAATAATACAATTGATAATGATCCTGGTGGGATATCCTTACATCGTCATAGGGGACATATCCGTATCTTGGATGGAAGTGATGATGATCTACTTTGCGATAGTTGGAAACGCTACCGCGATCCAGAGAGCAATGATCACTTGGAAGAATCTCAATAAGGCCGACGGGGAATGA
- a CDS encoding DNA primase large subunit PriL translates to MDTIRAARYPFLSSSAEFAEQHNADIESLLTSPSYSDARKRGLQRVIDAIDSHKVSEIPLTNDYACLMEVLSYPYARMLVSLVNDRFLTKRYALAEASRMYELLKGDPESSLLISQELEVRSFPDGDTKVSIPFPDYLRYSCVLKAVEWKLINMDVKNGNVSMEREKFGRLLQTALQERIESELPLNIPDNLRKPLQKDVDHVSMKLTETKNRLSPTGGQGMTPEYLPPCIRTILANAQNGMNLPHSARFALVSFLHALGVNYDGIISLFSQSPDFDESKSSYQIKHITGELSGTEGYTPPECSTMKTNGLCFDPDEICTRYSVNHPLTYYRIKSGNFKRPEKEE, encoded by the coding sequence ATGGACACTATCAGGGCGGCAAGATATCCGTTCCTTAGCTCGTCTGCGGAATTCGCTGAACAGCACAATGCCGATATCGAATCACTTCTGACCTCACCCTCATATTCTGATGCAAGAAAAAGAGGCCTACAAAGGGTCATCGACGCCATAGACAGCCACAAGGTGTCCGAGATACCTTTGACGAATGACTATGCCTGCCTAATGGAAGTTCTGAGCTATCCTTATGCAAGGATGCTCGTATCTCTTGTCAATGATAGATTTCTAACAAAGAGATATGCTCTTGCCGAGGCATCAAGAATGTATGAGCTTCTAAAAGGAGACCCCGAATCTTCACTTTTGATCTCTCAAGAACTAGAAGTAAGATCGTTTCCTGATGGAGATACCAAGGTTTCCATACCATTTCCAGATTACTTGAGATATTCATGCGTACTGAAAGCAGTTGAATGGAAACTCATAAACATGGATGTGAAGAACGGAAATGTCTCTATGGAACGTGAAAAATTCGGTCGTCTCCTACAGACCGCTCTCCAAGAGAGAATTGAGTCAGAATTACCTCTCAACATACCTGATAATCTTAGAAAACCTCTGCAAAAGGACGTAGATCACGTAAGCATGAAACTTACCGAGACCAAGAATAGGTTAAGTCCGACCGGGGGACAAGGAATGACTCCAGAATATCTACCACCGTGTATTAGAACAATACTTGCCAATGCACAAAATGGCATGAATCTTCCACATAGCGCAAGATTCGCCCTAGTGTCTTTCCTTCATGCCCTCGGTGTAAATTATGATGGTATAATCTCACTCTTCTCGCAATCACCTGACTTTGATGAATCGAAGTCGAGTTATCAAATTAAACACATAACTGGAGAACTATCTGGGACAGAAGGATATACTCCGCCCGAATGTTCCACTATGAAAACCAATGGACTATGCTTTGATCCGGATGAAATCTGCACCCGCTATTCTGTTAATCATCCGCTTACATATTACAGGATCAAATCTGGAAATTTCAAAAGACCTGAAAAGGAAGAATGA
- a CDS encoding radical SAM protein codes for MSNDIKVAIIDGYIDDPAALGVPPYISPMIRAVAGAAIDAGADVEYISIDMIRRGKKMPDVDVSVLLSGNTVPGKYLRSMPMSLKEMDELVPKLKGWKLVGGSAANTKVAEKFDFQVKKDLAASLYDGMIGKEVGERLRTLEEWNRWMLLGAKIVKQHQDYPHPLMVEIESYRGCHRYKSGGCSFCIEPLKGKPLMRSPEDILSEAQCLKDLGVRNIRIGGQTCIISYGSLDTSEIPKPNPEAISKLFNGLKAIGFQTIHVDNANPAVIASHREESELILKTIADCCTSGNILALGMESADPIVISENNLNSGPDQIMTAVRMINKIGGEKGDTGLPKLLPGINVICGLDGETTKTYKADMELLEKIRDEGLIIRRINIRQVLPIRREFKVKIDQRKFKKFKEDVRENIDHVMLERMVPRGTILKDVWMELHDGNVTFGRQIGSYPILVGVPYKLELETNYDILITDWGFRSVTGISYPFNINTMPMSAIEALPGIGKKRAANIVVKRPFNDMDELDKIFEDRNVIGGLKNLIVFK; via the coding sequence ATGAGTAATGACATCAAAGTGGCCATAATCGACGGATATATCGATGATCCCGCTGCATTAGGTGTACCGCCGTACATATCCCCTATGATAAGAGCGGTCGCTGGAGCAGCAATCGACGCGGGTGCAGATGTCGAATACATCTCGATAGATATGATCCGCAGAGGAAAAAAGATGCCTGATGTTGATGTCAGTGTTCTGCTTTCTGGCAATACGGTACCTGGAAAATACCTGCGTTCAATGCCGATGTCCCTGAAAGAAATGGATGAATTGGTCCCTAAATTAAAAGGATGGAAACTTGTCGGAGGCTCGGCAGCCAATACGAAGGTCGCTGAAAAATTTGATTTTCAAGTGAAAAAGGACCTCGCTGCATCCCTATACGATGGAATGATCGGAAAAGAAGTTGGAGAAAGATTGAGAACACTAGAAGAATGGAACAGATGGATGCTTCTTGGCGCGAAAATAGTCAAACAACATCAGGATTATCCTCATCCCCTAATGGTCGAAATAGAATCCTATAGGGGATGTCATAGATACAAAAGTGGCGGATGTTCCTTCTGCATCGAACCCCTGAAGGGAAAGCCTTTAATGAGATCTCCAGAAGACATACTGAGCGAAGCTCAATGCCTTAAGGACCTTGGTGTGAGGAACATAAGGATCGGCGGACAGACCTGTATAATATCCTACGGTTCTTTGGATACCTCCGAGATACCCAAACCAAACCCTGAAGCCATATCCAAACTATTCAACGGATTGAAAGCTATCGGTTTTCAGACAATACATGTAGATAATGCCAATCCAGCAGTAATAGCATCTCACCGAGAAGAATCTGAACTGATACTCAAAACAATAGCTGATTGTTGTACTTCAGGAAACATACTGGCATTAGGAATGGAATCCGCAGACCCTATCGTCATATCAGAGAATAATCTTAACAGCGGTCCTGACCAAATAATGACCGCGGTAAGAATGATCAACAAGATCGGCGGAGAGAAAGGTGACACGGGATTGCCAAAACTATTGCCTGGGATAAATGTAATCTGCGGATTGGATGGTGAAACTACCAAAACATACAAGGCCGATATGGAACTCCTGGAAAAAATAAGAGATGAGGGCCTGATAATCAGAAGGATAAACATACGTCAGGTACTTCCGATAAGGAGAGAATTCAAAGTTAAAATAGATCAAAGGAAATTTAAAAAATTCAAAGAGGATGTAAGAGAGAACATAGATCATGTAATGCTAGAACGCATGGTCCCGCGCGGCACGATCCTCAAAGATGTATGGATGGAATTGCATGATGGCAATGTTACATTCGGACGCCAGATCGGTTCATATCCTATCCTCGTGGGAGTCCCGTATAAATTGGAACTTGAAACCAATTATGATATCCTAATAACGGACTGGGGATTCAGATCTGTGACGGGCATCTCGTATCCGTTCAACATCAACACCATGCCTATGTCTGCAATCGAAGCACTTCCCGGTATAGGAAAGAAAAGAGCGGCCAATATTGTGGTAAAGAGACCATTTAATGACATGGATGAATTAGATAAAATATTCGAGGACCGCAACGTTATCGGCGGACTTAAAAATCTTATCGTCTTCAAATGA
- a CDS encoding NADP-dependent malic enzyme → MVKSKELTVEERLELAKKPGKDAMVMHKYYGGKIETVPKACIRSFDDFAIWYSPGVAEPCKDIAKNPDMVYEHTCKWNTVAVVSDGTRVLGLGDIGPEAAMPVMEGKAMLFKYLGGVDCVPICLDTKDPDKIIETVRLIAPSFGGINLEDISNPKCFDILDELRRDCKIPVWHDDQQGTATVEVAGAINALKLVGKKIEDANITVIGAGAASIAIARLLLATGFKPSHLCMCDSTGILNNDRNDVEGSFKQKWEICKKTNGAGKTGGMKEAMKGADIVIAASKPGPGTIKPEYCDGMAHDGIIFATANPVPEIWPWEAKEHGVKVFATGRSDFPNQVNNSMGFPAIFRGVLDVRAKTITDEMCLAAATELAKCAEEKGLSEEYIIPNMSEYEVFPREAVAVAMKAQQQGVARLKLSRNELYEKADYMISRSRGLTKKMMEDGFIKPYKE, encoded by the coding sequence ATGGTTAAGAGTAAGGAATTAACGGTTGAAGAGCGCCTTGAGCTGGCCAAAAAGCCCGGAAAGGACGCAATGGTTATGCACAAATATTACGGCGGTAAAATCGAGACCGTTCCGAAAGCTTGCATAAGGTCATTTGATGATTTTGCCATTTGGTACTCTCCTGGTGTAGCTGAACCTTGTAAGGATATAGCAAAAAATCCAGACATGGTATATGAACACACGTGTAAGTGGAACACCGTCGCAGTGGTATCTGATGGTACTCGTGTTTTGGGATTAGGAGACATAGGACCAGAGGCGGCCATGCCAGTCATGGAAGGGAAAGCCATGCTTTTCAAATATTTGGGTGGTGTGGATTGTGTCCCCATCTGTCTCGATACAAAGGACCCTGACAAGATCATAGAGACCGTTAGGCTTATCGCACCTTCTTTTGGTGGAATAAATCTAGAGGATATCTCCAACCCAAAGTGTTTTGACATCTTGGACGAGCTTAGAAGAGATTGTAAGATCCCCGTTTGGCATGATGATCAGCAAGGTACGGCCACGGTTGAGGTCGCTGGAGCTATAAACGCACTCAAACTCGTTGGAAAGAAGATAGAGGATGCGAACATTACGGTGATTGGTGCTGGAGCGGCATCCATAGCTATTGCAAGGCTTTTGCTTGCAACAGGGTTCAAACCAAGTCATCTATGCATGTGTGATTCCACAGGAATTCTGAACAATGACAGGAACGATGTAGAAGGTTCCTTTAAACAGAAGTGGGAGATCTGCAAGAAGACCAACGGTGCAGGAAAGACCGGCGGTATGAAAGAAGCCATGAAAGGTGCAGATATTGTGATAGCAGCATCTAAACCAGGGCCAGGAACCATCAAGCCGGAGTATTGTGATGGAATGGCGCATGACGGTATAATATTCGCAACAGCGAACCCAGTACCTGAGATATGGCCATGGGAAGCTAAAGAGCATGGTGTAAAGGTCTTCGCTACAGGGCGTTCCGATTTCCCGAATCAGGTCAACAATTCAATGGGATTCCCGGCCATCTTCCGTGGTGTGTTGGACGTAAGGGCAAAGACCATTACCGATGAAATGTGTTTGGCAGCGGCAACAGAACTTGCAAAATGTGCTGAGGAAAAGGGTCTGTCAGAAGAATACATCATCCCTAATATGTCAGAGTATGAAGTATTCCCAAGAGAGGCTGTGGCAGTGGCAATGAAGGCTCAACAACAGGGTGTTGCGCGTTTGAAATTATCCCGTAATGAATTGTATGAAAAGGCCGATTATATGATCAGCAGATCTAGAGGACTTACGAAGAAGATGATGGAAGACGGATTCATAAAACCATATAAAGAATGA